One region of Quercus lobata isolate SW786 chromosome 2, ValleyOak3.0 Primary Assembly, whole genome shotgun sequence genomic DNA includes:
- the LOC115975724 gene encoding oxysterol-binding protein-related protein 4B-like isoform X3, with translation MEETRLVLTKPLTIDGESNTDYAAPNPLQLVLSLFKNVMPGSDLTRLQLPPLFNIPKSHLQCFGESVYCVASDIMSRCNSGESPLDRFIAVVTWSISTVRPVIFGVTPYNPILGETHHVSRGNLNVLLEQVSHHPPVSALHATDEGENVEMIWCHHLTPKFYGTSVEAELHGKRLLKLQNHGETYVMNSPKVLIRFLPFPWADWVGNVRIQCQESGLEAELCYRNTSFLGRRGNQRSINGKVFESSSLKTLYEIDGQWDRTVRMKNINNGKVTVIHNAKEVISGLRAPIVKDTREIWASESALVWSDISRGILSKNWEKAKEAKKAVEEKQRELQRERESRGENWVPKHFTVSHSKEGGWECSPIQKWVPEAPIIVPL, from the exons ATGGAAGAGACGAGGCTTGTTCTTACCAAGCCATTGACAATAGATGGGGAATCAAATACTGATTACGCAGCTCCTAATCCTCTCCAACTTGTTTTAAGCCTCTTTAAAAATGTTATGCCAGGATCAGATCTCACACGCCTTCAG TTGCCACCTCTCTTCAACATCCCAAAGTCCCACCTTCAGTGCTTCGGTGAATCAGTGTATTGCGTTGCTAGTGATATAATGAGCAGGTGCAACAGTGGTGAGAGCCCGCTAGACAGATTCATTGCTGTTGTAACATGGAGCATTTCTACTGTGCGTCCTGTGATCTTTGGTGTTACTCCATACAATCCTATTCTTGGAGAAACCCACCATGTTTCAAGGGGAAATCTCAATGTTCTACTTGAACag GTTTCACATCACCCACCAGTATCTGCCCTCCATGCAACTGATGAGGGTGAAAATGTTGAGATGATCTGGTGTCATCATCTTACTCCAAAATTCTATG GTACTTCTGTGGAAGCTGAGTTGCATGGCAAAAGGCTGCTTAAGCTCCAAAATCATGGAGAAACTTATGTAATGAACTCTCCAAAGGTCTTGATTAGATTTCTTCCATTTCCTTGGGCTGATTGGGTTGGCAATGTCAGAATTCAATGTCAAGAAAGTGGCCTTGAAGCTGAATTATGTTACAGAAACACTTCGTTTCTAGGGCGTAGGGGAAATCAACGGTCTATTAATGGGAAGGTCTTTGAGTCCTCTTCATTGAAGACTCTCTATGAGATCGATGGTCAATGGGATAG AACTGTCAGGATGAAGAACATAAATAATGGGAAAGTTACAGTTATACATAATGCAAAAGAAGTAATTTCAGGGCTGAGAGCTCCTATTGTCAAGGATACTAGG GAAATATGGGCAAGTGAATCTGCTCTGGTGTGGAGCGACATAAGCCGAGGCATCCTGAGCAAGAACTGGGAGAAAGCAAAAGAAGCGAAGAAAGCTGTTGAGGAAAAACAAAGGGAGCtccagagagaaagagagtcaaGAGGGGAGAATTGGGTTCCTAAGCATTTTACTGTGTCTCATAGCAAGGAAGGTGGGTGGGAATGCTCACCAATTCAAAAGTGGGTCCCAGAAGCACCCATAATTGTGCCcctttga
- the LOC115975724 gene encoding oxysterol-binding protein-related protein 4B-like isoform X1 — translation MINKVINIQSVPSLKPHKYNTNIHLPGKPLQFNQCLSLSRSPYIYIYIYIITQRLLKCHAHSLKLYNVVYTIQFTEGMEETRLVLTKPLTIDGESNTDYAAPNPLQLVLSLFKNVMPGSDLTRLQLPPLFNIPKSHLQCFGESVYCVASDIMSRCNSGESPLDRFIAVVTWSISTVRPVIFGVTPYNPILGETHHVSRGNLNVLLEQVSHHPPVSALHATDEGENVEMIWCHHLTPKFYGTSVEAELHGKRLLKLQNHGETYVMNSPKVLIRFLPFPWADWVGNVRIQCQESGLEAELCYRNTSFLGRRGNQRSINGKVFESSSLKTLYEIDGQWDRTVRMKNINNGKVTVIHNAKEVISGLRAPIVKDTREIWASESALVWSDISRGILSKNWEKAKEAKKAVEEKQRELQRERESRGENWVPKHFTVSHSKEGGWECSPIQKWVPEAPIIVPL, via the exons ATGATTAACAAAGTCATCAACATACAGTCGGTCCCGAGTCTTAAACCTCACAAGTACAATACAAATATTCATCTACCAGGAAAACCTCTTCAATTCAATcagtgtctctctctctctagatctccatatatatatatatatatatatatcatcaccCAAAGGCTCCTCAAATG TCACGCTCACAGTTTGAAACTTTACAATGTGGTATACACTATACAGTTTACTGAAGGGATGGAAGAGACGAGGCTTGTTCTTACCAAGCCATTGACAATAGATGGGGAATCAAATACTGATTACGCAGCTCCTAATCCTCTCCAACTTGTTTTAAGCCTCTTTAAAAATGTTATGCCAGGATCAGATCTCACACGCCTTCAG TTGCCACCTCTCTTCAACATCCCAAAGTCCCACCTTCAGTGCTTCGGTGAATCAGTGTATTGCGTTGCTAGTGATATAATGAGCAGGTGCAACAGTGGTGAGAGCCCGCTAGACAGATTCATTGCTGTTGTAACATGGAGCATTTCTACTGTGCGTCCTGTGATCTTTGGTGTTACTCCATACAATCCTATTCTTGGAGAAACCCACCATGTTTCAAGGGGAAATCTCAATGTTCTACTTGAACag GTTTCACATCACCCACCAGTATCTGCCCTCCATGCAACTGATGAGGGTGAAAATGTTGAGATGATCTGGTGTCATCATCTTACTCCAAAATTCTATG GTACTTCTGTGGAAGCTGAGTTGCATGGCAAAAGGCTGCTTAAGCTCCAAAATCATGGAGAAACTTATGTAATGAACTCTCCAAAGGTCTTGATTAGATTTCTTCCATTTCCTTGGGCTGATTGGGTTGGCAATGTCAGAATTCAATGTCAAGAAAGTGGCCTTGAAGCTGAATTATGTTACAGAAACACTTCGTTTCTAGGGCGTAGGGGAAATCAACGGTCTATTAATGGGAAGGTCTTTGAGTCCTCTTCATTGAAGACTCTCTATGAGATCGATGGTCAATGGGATAG AACTGTCAGGATGAAGAACATAAATAATGGGAAAGTTACAGTTATACATAATGCAAAAGAAGTAATTTCAGGGCTGAGAGCTCCTATTGTCAAGGATACTAGG GAAATATGGGCAAGTGAATCTGCTCTGGTGTGGAGCGACATAAGCCGAGGCATCCTGAGCAAGAACTGGGAGAAAGCAAAAGAAGCGAAGAAAGCTGTTGAGGAAAAACAAAGGGAGCtccagagagaaagagagtcaaGAGGGGAGAATTGGGTTCCTAAGCATTTTACTGTGTCTCATAGCAAGGAAGGTGGGTGGGAATGCTCACCAATTCAAAAGTGGGTCCCAGAAGCACCCATAATTGTGCCcctttga
- the LOC115975723 gene encoding uncharacterized protein LOC115975723: protein MADPSFFDRMITHFRATCKYYTGYPKDLGPSRVIHFTSEREFVQLLHEGYPVVVAFTIRGNYTKHLDKILEESSAEFYPHVKFMRVECPKYPGFCITRQRKEYPFIEIFHSPEQASNQGRVADPNITKYAVKVLPFNYDLSAYGFREFFKRYGIWATEPK from the exons ATGGCAGATCCTTCATTTTTTGATCGAATGATCACCCATTTCCGTGCAACGTGCAA GTATTATACTGGTTATCCAAAGGATCTTGGGCCATCACGGGTTATTCATTTTACATCGGAGCGAGAGTTTGTTCAGCTCCTTCATGAAGGTTATCCTGTAGTTGTGGCTTTTACCATCAG GGGTAATTACACAAAACATCTTGACAAAATACTAGAGGAATCTTCAGCTGAATTTTATCCGCATGTTAAATTTATGCGT GTTGAGTGTCCAAAATATCCTGGGTTCTGCATTACACGGCAGAGGAAGGAATATcctttcattgaaatttttcaTAGTCCAGAACAG GCATCAAACCAGGGCAGGGTGGCTGATCCAAATATTACAAAGTACGCTGTGAAGGTTCTACCT TTCAATTATGACCTCAGTGCCTATGGATTTAGAGAATTCTTCAAGCGCTATGGAATATGGGCAACAGAGCCGAAGTAA
- the LOC115975724 gene encoding oxysterol-binding protein-related protein 4B-like isoform X2, giving the protein MFTEGMEETRLVLTKPLTIDGESNTDYAAPNPLQLVLSLFKNVMPGSDLTRLQLPPLFNIPKSHLQCFGESVYCVASDIMSRCNSGESPLDRFIAVVTWSISTVRPVIFGVTPYNPILGETHHVSRGNLNVLLEQVSHHPPVSALHATDEGENVEMIWCHHLTPKFYGTSVEAELHGKRLLKLQNHGETYVMNSPKVLIRFLPFPWADWVGNVRIQCQESGLEAELCYRNTSFLGRRGNQRSINGKVFESSSLKTLYEIDGQWDRTVRMKNINNGKVTVIHNAKEVISGLRAPIVKDTREIWASESALVWSDISRGILSKNWEKAKEAKKAVEEKQRELQRERESRGENWVPKHFTVSHSKEGGWECSPIQKWVPEAPIIVPL; this is encoded by the exons ATG TTTACTGAAGGGATGGAAGAGACGAGGCTTGTTCTTACCAAGCCATTGACAATAGATGGGGAATCAAATACTGATTACGCAGCTCCTAATCCTCTCCAACTTGTTTTAAGCCTCTTTAAAAATGTTATGCCAGGATCAGATCTCACACGCCTTCAG TTGCCACCTCTCTTCAACATCCCAAAGTCCCACCTTCAGTGCTTCGGTGAATCAGTGTATTGCGTTGCTAGTGATATAATGAGCAGGTGCAACAGTGGTGAGAGCCCGCTAGACAGATTCATTGCTGTTGTAACATGGAGCATTTCTACTGTGCGTCCTGTGATCTTTGGTGTTACTCCATACAATCCTATTCTTGGAGAAACCCACCATGTTTCAAGGGGAAATCTCAATGTTCTACTTGAACag GTTTCACATCACCCACCAGTATCTGCCCTCCATGCAACTGATGAGGGTGAAAATGTTGAGATGATCTGGTGTCATCATCTTACTCCAAAATTCTATG GTACTTCTGTGGAAGCTGAGTTGCATGGCAAAAGGCTGCTTAAGCTCCAAAATCATGGAGAAACTTATGTAATGAACTCTCCAAAGGTCTTGATTAGATTTCTTCCATTTCCTTGGGCTGATTGGGTTGGCAATGTCAGAATTCAATGTCAAGAAAGTGGCCTTGAAGCTGAATTATGTTACAGAAACACTTCGTTTCTAGGGCGTAGGGGAAATCAACGGTCTATTAATGGGAAGGTCTTTGAGTCCTCTTCATTGAAGACTCTCTATGAGATCGATGGTCAATGGGATAG AACTGTCAGGATGAAGAACATAAATAATGGGAAAGTTACAGTTATACATAATGCAAAAGAAGTAATTTCAGGGCTGAGAGCTCCTATTGTCAAGGATACTAGG GAAATATGGGCAAGTGAATCTGCTCTGGTGTGGAGCGACATAAGCCGAGGCATCCTGAGCAAGAACTGGGAGAAAGCAAAAGAAGCGAAGAAAGCTGTTGAGGAAAAACAAAGGGAGCtccagagagaaagagagtcaaGAGGGGAGAATTGGGTTCCTAAGCATTTTACTGTGTCTCATAGCAAGGAAGGTGGGTGGGAATGCTCACCAATTCAAAAGTGGGTCCCAGAAGCACCCATAATTGTGCCcctttga